A genomic stretch from Marinobacter fonticola includes:
- a CDS encoding response regulator transcription factor, translating into MRDRVNQIQTNESWQKNLAVLIEHQRLRSFPAMLEAFLSTLCFFDTILLLTYKKALRPLLVHPSDPEEQSDTLRQYLKHAYVLDPLFHAIKNGTSPGIVRLAEIMPDSFKSTEYYQTCYQNFGLVDEINLLIRLDDKLTCAITLGRKASLDCISRTELNALQEFYPVISALVRQFWQAQSGEFLQYGRSDGPMKRALSTFASGVLTQREREITDLILRGFSSQAIADHLKISVGTVKVHRKNIHTRLNTSTQAEIFTQFINHLNQLEEPQ; encoded by the coding sequence ATGAGAGATCGCGTCAATCAGATACAGACCAATGAGAGCTGGCAGAAAAACCTTGCGGTCCTCATCGAGCACCAGCGTTTGCGTAGCTTTCCGGCGATGCTCGAGGCGTTCCTGTCGACCCTGTGCTTTTTCGATACGATTCTGCTACTGACCTACAAGAAGGCGCTGCGGCCCCTCCTCGTCCACCCGTCCGATCCCGAGGAACAAAGCGATACTCTACGCCAGTACCTGAAGCACGCCTACGTGCTCGACCCGCTGTTCCACGCGATCAAGAACGGTACGTCGCCAGGCATCGTGCGGCTGGCCGAGATCATGCCGGATTCGTTCAAGAGCACCGAGTATTACCAGACCTGTTACCAGAATTTTGGCCTGGTGGACGAGATCAACCTGTTGATCCGCCTCGATGACAAACTAACCTGCGCCATTACCCTCGGCCGCAAGGCGTCGCTGGACTGTATTTCCCGCACCGAATTGAATGCGTTACAGGAGTTCTACCCCGTCATCAGCGCTCTGGTCAGACAGTTCTGGCAGGCCCAGTCCGGCGAATTTCTTCAATACGGCCGCTCTGACGGCCCCATGAAGCGGGCCCTGAGCACCTTTGCCAGCGGGGTATTGACCCAGCGCGAACGCGAAATCACCGACCTGATCCTGCGCGGCTTTTCTTCCCAGGCTATCGCCGACCACCTGAAGATCAGCGTGGGAACCGTGAAGGTGCACCGCAAGAACATCCATACGCGGCTGAACACCTCCACTCAGGCGGAAATATTCACGCAATTCATCAACCACCTGAACCAACTGGAAGAACCCCAGTAG
- a CDS encoding aldehyde dehydrogenase — protein MKTSAEWKALSESVTLHGQAFINGRFQDALSGETFPAINPATATRLADIASCDADDVDQAVAAARDAFVSGAWSDLAPGDRKRVLLRLADLMEQHGDELAVLDSLDMGKPISEMISVDVPDSINCLRWTAESIDKLYGEIAPTGHDTLGLISHEPAGVVAAITPWNYPLMMATWKIAPALAAGNSVILKPSEKSALSVLRLAALAKAAGIPDGVFNVLPGFGHTAGKALALHNDVNVLTFTGSSRVGGLLMEYAGQSNLKRVWIEAGGKSPMLVFEDCEDIEKAASTAAAAIFSNQGEVCIACSRLYVQSSIRERFTEALLEAAKVYRPRNPLDPETRMGALVDKTQLETVASYIQSAIDEGARVLTGGVPEAEPGKGYFVEPTIIGEAQNHMRFVQEEIFGPVLAVGEFSDEAEAIHLANDNRYGLGASVWTGNLSRAHRVSRKIQSGMVWVNGWGGGDSTMPFGGVKASGYGRDKSLHSLEKYTDLKTVWISL, from the coding sequence ATGAAAACCAGTGCGGAATGGAAAGCCCTGAGCGAATCGGTCACCTTGCATGGGCAGGCCTTTATCAATGGCCGATTCCAGGACGCTTTGTCCGGTGAGACATTCCCGGCCATTAACCCAGCGACGGCAACTCGGTTGGCCGATATCGCCAGTTGCGATGCGGACGACGTCGATCAGGCCGTCGCGGCCGCCCGCGACGCGTTTGTCTCAGGGGCGTGGTCTGACCTGGCGCCAGGCGACCGCAAGCGGGTTCTGCTGCGTCTGGCCGACCTGATGGAGCAACATGGTGACGAACTGGCCGTGCTCGACAGTCTGGATATGGGCAAGCCCATCAGCGAAATGATCAGCGTGGATGTGCCGGATTCCATCAATTGCCTGCGCTGGACGGCGGAATCCATTGACAAGCTATACGGCGAGATTGCACCCACCGGCCATGACACCCTGGGCCTGATCAGTCACGAGCCGGCGGGTGTCGTGGCGGCGATCACGCCCTGGAACTACCCGCTGATGATGGCCACCTGGAAAATCGCCCCGGCATTGGCGGCGGGCAACTCGGTCATCCTCAAGCCTTCTGAAAAAAGCGCGCTGAGTGTGCTGCGTCTGGCAGCGCTGGCCAAGGCGGCGGGCATACCCGACGGTGTATTTAACGTGCTGCCGGGTTTCGGCCACACCGCCGGCAAAGCCCTGGCGCTGCACAACGACGTCAACGTACTGACCTTCACCGGCTCCAGCCGGGTGGGCGGTCTGCTGATGGAATACGCCGGTCAATCCAACCTGAAACGGGTCTGGATCGAAGCGGGCGGCAAATCGCCAATGCTGGTGTTCGAGGATTGCGAGGACATCGAAAAAGCGGCATCAACCGCCGCAGCGGCGATCTTTTCCAACCAGGGCGAGGTGTGTATCGCCTGTTCCCGGCTCTATGTGCAGTCCTCCATTCGCGAGCGTTTCACCGAAGCGCTGCTCGAGGCGGCGAAAGTCTACCGGCCTCGAAATCCGCTCGATCCGGAAACCCGCATGGGCGCGCTGGTCGACAAAACCCAGTTGGAAACGGTGGCCAGCTATATCCAGTCCGCCATCGACGAGGGCGCCAGGGTGCTGACCGGCGGTGTGCCCGAAGCCGAGCCGGGAAAAGGGTACTTCGTCGAGCCCACCATTATCGGCGAGGCACAGAATCACATGCGCTTCGTGCAGGAGGAAATCTTCGGCCCGGTACTTGCGGTCGGCGAATTCAGCGACGAAGCGGAGGCCATTCATCTGGCCAACGACAATCGCTACGGGCTTGGCGCCTCGGTGTGGACGGGCAACCTGTCCCGGGCGCACCGGGTCAGCCGCAAGATCCAGAGTGGAATGGTCTGGGTCAACGGCTGGGGCGGTGGCGACAGCACCATGCCCTTCGGTGGCGTGAAGGCGTCCGGCTACGGCCGCGACAAATCCCTGCATTCGCTGGAAAAATACACCGACCTGAAAACCGTCTGGATCAGCCTCTGA
- the corA gene encoding magnesium/cobalt transporter CorA, with protein sequence MLRLFGIDNGVIREIEGTAEELADNLATADWIDAHEPDERERTLLQKLLHGDVPEFEEVEEIEASARCFVDQAGIHVHSLFVTHSEGRHATISVACILQRKRLITIREGDVADFRLMRMRARRGQIEARSPAELLVTLFEQKLENHADTLEDLHRQLEDVSYLVLEDEDAELNEAIEQLARLEDSNGKIRLCLMDSQRDISFLLRHLRKDPEHADTLREIMRDVETLMSHTAFLFDKINFLMDSTQGFINIEQNQIIKIFSIAAVVFLPPTLVASIYGMNFKVMPELDWLLGYPMAIGLMIMAGIAPYLYFKTKNWL encoded by the coding sequence ATGCTCAGGCTTTTCGGCATCGACAACGGCGTCATCAGGGAAATCGAAGGAACCGCGGAGGAACTTGCGGATAACCTCGCCACCGCAGACTGGATTGATGCCCACGAGCCGGATGAGCGCGAACGGACATTGTTGCAGAAGCTACTCCATGGCGACGTGCCGGAGTTCGAGGAGGTCGAGGAGATCGAAGCCTCCGCCCGTTGTTTTGTCGATCAGGCGGGTATCCACGTCCACTCGCTGTTTGTGACACACAGCGAGGGCCGGCACGCCACCATTTCCGTCGCCTGTATCCTGCAGAGAAAACGACTGATTACCATACGCGAGGGTGACGTCGCGGACTTCCGGCTCATGCGCATGCGTGCCCGGCGCGGGCAGATCGAGGCTCGGTCGCCAGCGGAGCTATTGGTGACGCTGTTCGAGCAGAAGCTGGAAAATCACGCCGATACCCTTGAGGACCTTCACCGTCAACTGGAAGACGTCAGCTATCTGGTATTGGAAGACGAAGACGCCGAACTCAACGAAGCCATCGAGCAACTGGCCCGCCTGGAAGACAGTAACGGCAAGATCCGTTTGTGTCTGATGGACTCCCAGCGGGATATCTCGTTCCTTTTACGGCATCTTCGCAAGGACCCGGAACATGCCGATACCTTGCGGGAAATCATGCGCGACGTGGAAACCTTGATGTCCCACACCGCCTTCCTGTTCGACAAGATCAACTTCCTGATGGACTCCACTCAGGGTTTCATCAATATCGAACAGAACCAGATCATCAAGATCTTCTCCATCGCCGCCGTGGTTTTCCTGCCGCCAACGCTGGTCGCCAGCATCTACGGCATGAACTTCAAAGTCATGCCGGAATTGGATTGGCTGCTGGGGTATCCCATGGCCATCGGCCTGATGATCATGGCCGGTATTGCCCCCTACCTGTATTTCAAGACGAAGAACTGGTTGTAG
- a CDS encoding BatD family protein, producing MNYLWSMLILLLVALPAMGQQTPVLKTELEQTDAIPGTPLSLRLTVLVPTYLPSPPEWPGLEAPNLMVRLPERSTNPTSERVDGDTWAGITRHYRLYPMVAGDFVLPPQTVRVTYADSENGDRRQVDLSTDPLRFRGVVPAGTQSLDPFLAAESLELEQSREGGDDPMKPGDSLSWTVVAKVTGTSPMFLPSLLPELEFPGVAVYPDEPVVSETSDRGTMAGTRTESVTFVAQGGGEYDVPSVSLDWYNLTTGNVETASVEGFAFDVDGPPAPARAEVNWRSVVVVAMLLLLCLLAGFWIVRRWGGAVRHRWETARARRRDSETHAYRDVKKTIARRDNARLYAALDVWAARTPGHDPRHNPELRKALLKLGEARYGGRGEANTDRVWRDLERAVAGARIAGRKEASAKQALPPLNPQSHIDTAP from the coding sequence ATGAACTACCTCTGGAGCATGCTGATTTTATTGCTTGTGGCGTTGCCGGCGATGGGCCAGCAGACACCGGTACTGAAAACCGAGCTCGAACAGACCGATGCAATCCCCGGAACGCCCCTCAGCCTGCGCCTGACCGTGCTGGTGCCCACATACCTACCGTCGCCGCCGGAGTGGCCCGGCCTGGAAGCGCCCAACCTGATGGTGCGTTTGCCCGAACGCTCGACGAACCCAACCAGCGAGCGCGTCGACGGCGACACGTGGGCGGGCATTACCCGGCATTACCGGCTCTATCCGATGGTCGCCGGGGATTTTGTCTTACCGCCGCAGACGGTCCGCGTCACTTACGCCGATTCCGAAAACGGCGACCGGCGTCAGGTGGATCTTTCGACGGACCCGTTGCGTTTCCGTGGCGTGGTCCCGGCGGGCACCCAATCACTGGACCCGTTCCTGGCAGCCGAGTCGCTGGAGCTCGAACAGAGCCGCGAGGGTGGCGATGACCCCATGAAGCCCGGCGACAGCCTGAGCTGGACGGTGGTCGCCAAAGTGACGGGGACCTCGCCGATGTTCTTACCCTCGCTGCTACCTGAGCTGGAGTTCCCCGGCGTGGCCGTCTATCCGGATGAACCGGTCGTTTCGGAGACGTCTGACCGTGGAACCATGGCCGGCACGCGCACCGAAAGCGTCACTTTTGTGGCGCAAGGCGGTGGCGAGTATGACGTTCCGAGCGTTTCGCTGGATTGGTACAACCTGACCACCGGTAACGTGGAGACGGCGTCGGTCGAAGGCTTTGCGTTTGATGTGGACGGTCCGCCGGCCCCCGCACGCGCAGAGGTCAATTGGCGCTCAGTTGTCGTCGTAGCCATGCTGTTATTACTGTGTCTACTGGCCGGATTCTGGATCGTACGGCGGTGGGGCGGGGCCGTGCGCCATCGCTGGGAGACAGCACGTGCACGTCGCCGTGATTCCGAAACCCATGCCTATCGCGATGTTAAAAAGACCATCGCCCGGCGGGATAACGCGCGGCTGTATGCGGCATTGGATGTTTGGGCCGCAAGAACGCCCGGACACGATCCGCGCCATAACCCGGAACTCAGGAAAGCACTCCTGAAACTCGGTGAAGCGCGCTACGGCGGCCGAGGGGAGGCCAACACCGACCGGGTTTGGAGAGACCTGGAACGCGCGGTTGCCGGGGCCCGGATAGCCGGGCGTAAAGAGGCCTCGGCTAAGCAGGCATTGCCGCCACTTAATCCCCAATCTCACATCGATACCGCCCCTTAA
- a CDS encoding VWA domain-containing protein has translation MSDWNLLVSAFHFMRPLWLLLLPLVVFLWWRTRRIHRSRVTVDETIAPHLRKALTVGSSGKRRWQAIDGVGLSLILVIVGAAGPTWSRQPDPFVAQSAPVVVVLKVTPSMLETDVAPSRLERGKQKIRDLLDRRAGARTALVAYAGTAHRVVPMTEDPEVMVPYLDGLEPDVMPEDGDAAGAALQLASEILEREAEPGGILFVLDELAAADAEALNGFTASSIAVLALRPGDSPDRGLNQLSATSVTVTPDDEDLDRIERALNSAYRQALLDNVDQPWLDRGHWLAWPVALLMLLWFRRGWTMRWSGLALLAALVVPVEPARADGWIDWFPTPDQQGQRAFRDRDFSAAAERFTDPLWRGYALYRNGQYDEAITTLDRVETAQAAFIQGMAHIKSRGYRDAVRSFQTTLQRDPNYPNAQTNLDVAREIVDYIERTREQSDTGEEQLGADEVVFDNESNRGAETQMQVPQEKGEGALLSTEQWMNTVDTRTGDFLRQRFMIEARDQSREAP, from the coding sequence ATGAGTGACTGGAATCTGCTGGTTTCGGCTTTCCATTTCATGAGACCGCTGTGGCTGTTGCTGCTGCCGTTGGTGGTATTCCTCTGGTGGCGCACGCGCCGGATTCACCGCTCCCGCGTGACCGTCGACGAGACCATCGCCCCGCACCTTCGTAAAGCATTGACGGTGGGCTCCAGCGGAAAACGGCGTTGGCAGGCCATCGATGGCGTGGGCCTGAGCCTGATTCTGGTAATCGTCGGCGCAGCCGGGCCGACCTGGTCCCGGCAGCCTGACCCTTTCGTGGCGCAGTCTGCACCGGTAGTCGTGGTCCTGAAAGTGACCCCGTCGATGCTGGAAACCGATGTGGCGCCGTCCCGTCTTGAGCGTGGCAAACAAAAAATCCGCGATCTGCTGGACCGGCGAGCCGGGGCGCGGACCGCCCTGGTGGCCTATGCCGGCACCGCCCACCGTGTCGTACCCATGACCGAGGACCCTGAGGTCATGGTGCCGTATCTCGACGGGCTGGAACCCGACGTCATGCCGGAAGACGGTGACGCAGCCGGTGCAGCATTGCAGTTGGCCTCCGAGATCCTCGAGCGGGAGGCGGAGCCTGGCGGTATCCTCTTTGTGCTGGATGAACTGGCTGCTGCCGACGCCGAGGCGCTCAACGGGTTTACTGCTTCGTCCATTGCGGTTTTGGCGTTGCGCCCCGGCGATAGTCCCGACCGGGGGCTCAACCAGCTCTCGGCGACCTCAGTGACAGTCACACCGGACGACGAGGATCTCGACCGTATCGAAAGGGCACTGAATAGCGCCTATCGCCAGGCGTTGCTGGATAACGTCGACCAGCCTTGGCTGGATCGCGGCCATTGGCTGGCCTGGCCGGTCGCGCTGCTCATGCTGCTGTGGTTCCGGCGGGGCTGGACCATGCGTTGGAGTGGTCTGGCGTTGCTTGCCGCGTTGGTGGTGCCGGTCGAGCCAGCGCGTGCGGACGGTTGGATCGACTGGTTCCCGACCCCGGACCAGCAGGGCCAGCGGGCATTCCGCGACCGGGATTTTTCCGCGGCGGCGGAACGTTTCACCGACCCACTGTGGCGCGGCTACGCCCTCTATCGCAACGGCCAATACGACGAGGCCATCACGACACTGGATCGGGTCGAAACTGCCCAGGCCGCCTTCATTCAGGGCATGGCGCACATTAAATCCCGCGGCTACCGCGATGCCGTTCGCTCTTTTCAAACCACGCTGCAACGTGATCCGAACTATCCGAATGCGCAGACCAACCTCGATGTCGCCCGGGAGATTGTCGATTATATCGAGCGCACCCGCGAGCAGTCGGACACCGGCGAGGAACAGTTGGGTGCTGACGAGGTGGTCTTCGACAACGAGTCCAACCGGGGTGCAGAGACCCAAATGCAAGTCCCGCAGGAGAAGGGCGAGGGCGCTTTGCTCAGCACCGAGCAGTGGATGAATACGGTCGATACCCGCACCGGCGACTTCCTGCGTCAACGCTTTATGATTGAGGCTCGCGATCAGTCGCGGGAGGCGCCATGA
- a CDS encoding VWA domain-containing protein: MISLGQPWALALLPLPLLVWWLLPPYRERVPALRFPFFRRVVEAAGATTGPGAIVRVRRRLQMLAAILAWSLLVLALAQPERVGAPVEMSRSARDVVLAIDISGSMDTRDFQNPDGEPEQRFAAVRDVVEDFISRREGDRMALIVFGSKAYVQAPLTEDLNTVTELLRRTEVGMAGPHTALGDTIGLAIKTFEASDIEQRLLILLSDGSDTASRMSPVNAAAIARDQGVEIYTIGVGDPQARGEEKVDLETLKTIAQSTQGAYFYAENEASLEQVYQRIDALAPRVVESLSYRPRQSLAYLPLLAAALIGLMALGWLQWGVRRGALS; the protein is encoded by the coding sequence GTGATCTCCCTCGGCCAGCCCTGGGCGCTGGCTTTGCTGCCCTTGCCACTACTAGTCTGGTGGCTTTTGCCGCCGTATCGCGAGCGCGTCCCGGCGCTGCGTTTCCCCTTCTTCCGGCGCGTGGTCGAAGCCGCCGGGGCAACCACCGGGCCCGGCGCCATTGTGCGGGTTCGCCGCCGCCTGCAGATGCTCGCAGCGATCCTGGCCTGGAGTCTGCTGGTTCTGGCCCTGGCGCAGCCGGAGCGGGTGGGGGCGCCTGTGGAGATGAGCCGCTCGGCCCGGGATGTGGTGCTGGCCATCGACATCTCCGGCTCCATGGACACCCGGGATTTCCAGAATCCGGACGGTGAGCCGGAGCAGCGTTTTGCAGCGGTGCGGGACGTGGTCGAAGACTTTATCTCACGGCGTGAGGGCGATCGTATGGCGCTGATCGTCTTCGGCTCCAAGGCCTACGTTCAGGCCCCGCTAACCGAAGACTTGAATACCGTCACCGAACTGCTCCGGCGTACCGAGGTGGGCATGGCCGGCCCTCACACGGCGCTGGGAGACACCATCGGCCTCGCCATCAAGACGTTCGAGGCCAGCGACATCGAGCAGCGTCTGCTCATCCTTCTGTCGGACGGCAGCGACACTGCGAGCCGCATGAGCCCGGTGAATGCGGCGGCGATTGCCCGGGACCAGGGTGTGGAGATCTACACGATTGGCGTCGGCGATCCGCAGGCCCGGGGCGAGGAAAAAGTCGATCTGGAGACCCTGAAAACCATCGCCCAAAGCACCCAGGGCGCGTATTTCTATGCGGAGAACGAGGCATCGCTGGAGCAGGTCTACCAGCGTATCGATGCGCTGGCGCCTCGCGTGGTGGAATCCCTGTCATACCGCCCACGGCAGTCTTTGGCCTACTTGCCGCTGCTGGCCGCAGCGTTAATTGGCTTGATGGCCTTGGGATGGCTGCAGTGGGGCGTTCGCCGGGGAGCGCTGTCATGA
- a CDS encoding DUF4381 domain-containing protein, whose amino-acid sequence MSAPEPAVATPDLIDLMGRLAEPAEPPAVSMLPQTQGWLWLALIVLLVLACLGSRAARRWRANAYRREALAALARSEGDPVIVAQVPRRTALAAWPRREVVSLTGNDWLQFLDQTGGGGRFAQGGGDLIRAPYVANKGRASNSPLRALAADWIRHHRAPQPEKAG is encoded by the coding sequence ATGAGTGCGCCCGAACCTGCTGTGGCTACGCCCGATCTGATTGATCTGATGGGCCGGCTGGCCGAGCCGGCGGAGCCACCGGCTGTCTCAATGCTGCCACAAACCCAGGGTTGGCTCTGGCTGGCGCTTATCGTATTGCTGGTGCTGGCCTGTTTGGGCTCGCGTGCGGCTCGGCGTTGGCGGGCCAACGCTTATCGCCGGGAAGCGCTGGCCGCCCTAGCCCGGTCCGAGGGCGATCCGGTGATCGTTGCCCAAGTGCCGCGTCGCACCGCTCTGGCGGCCTGGCCACGGCGTGAAGTGGTGTCCCTGACCGGCAATGACTGGCTGCAATTCCTCGATCAGACCGGTGGCGGCGGACGATTCGCCCAGGGCGGCGGTGACTTGATTCGAGCGCCCTATGTCGCGAATAAAGGCAGGGCGTCGAATTCACCCTTGAGGGCATTGGCAGCGGACTGGATTCGCCACCACCGTGCACCGCAGCCGGAGAAGGCCGGGTGA
- a CDS encoding DUF58 domain-containing protein produces MRDRAARMRTGIMPPQRGATNASPHVHVTVEQLRALEFEARKLTFLPRQPARSVLNGRHASRLRGRGLDFDSLRHYLPGDDIRSIDWKVTARTGETHVRVMNEERDRPALIVVDQRMSMFFGSRLNMKSVTAAEVAALAAFRILDQGDRVGGIVFGDEQLAEIRPQRQRKSLDRFLQALTDANHLLRADAPEVTPVSLTRVLQSVARIAPWNHLVVVLSDFDVIDDETERLIAGVARHNDLVLGLITDPFAENLPEGLRLVVSNGELQADIDTGDRIVHRRLLDLAQGRLAQVLDWQRRYGVPILPISAAEETLPQVRRLTGLMPR; encoded by the coding sequence ATGCGCGATCGTGCCGCCCGTATGCGTACCGGAATCATGCCGCCCCAGCGGGGCGCGACGAACGCATCACCCCATGTCCACGTAACAGTAGAGCAGTTGCGTGCCCTTGAATTCGAGGCCCGCAAGCTCACCTTTCTGCCACGGCAGCCAGCTCGGTCGGTACTGAACGGGCGCCATGCCTCGAGGTTGCGCGGCCGTGGGCTCGATTTCGACAGCCTGCGGCATTATCTGCCGGGCGACGACATCCGCAGTATCGACTGGAAAGTGACCGCACGGACCGGAGAGACCCATGTCCGGGTGATGAACGAGGAAAGGGACCGGCCGGCATTGATTGTCGTCGATCAGCGGATGTCGATGTTTTTCGGCTCCCGCCTCAACATGAAGTCAGTGACCGCCGCGGAAGTGGCGGCATTGGCGGCCTTTCGCATACTGGATCAGGGCGACCGCGTCGGCGGTATCGTCTTTGGCGACGAGCAGTTGGCGGAAATCCGTCCCCAGCGCCAGCGCAAATCACTGGATCGTTTTCTCCAGGCGCTTACCGATGCCAACCATTTATTGCGTGCGGATGCCCCGGAAGTGACACCTGTTTCGCTGACACGCGTCCTGCAATCGGTGGCGCGGATTGCGCCCTGGAACCATCTCGTCGTCGTGCTGAGCGATTTCGACGTGATCGACGACGAGACCGAACGGCTCATTGCAGGGGTCGCCAGGCACAACGATCTGGTGCTGGGGCTGATCACCGATCCCTTTGCGGAGAACCTGCCCGAAGGGCTGCGACTGGTGGTATCCAATGGCGAACTGCAGGCCGACATCGATACCGGGGACCGTATCGTTCACCGCCGACTGCTCGACCTGGCACAGGGCCGGCTGGCACAGGTGCTGGATTGGCAACGCCGGTATGGCGTACCGATATTGCCGATCAGCGCCGCCGAGGAAACCCTGCCGCAAGTGCGCCGGCTGACCGGGTTGATGCCGCGATGA
- a CDS encoding AAA family ATPase: MATESIDAREQIAALRTRMSEAIIGQAAVIERLLIGLLADGNLLIEGMPGLAKTRAIKALARNLECDFSRIQFTPDLLPADVTGTEIYFRTDEGGEFRFEPGPIFANVVLADEINRAPAKVQAALLEAMEERQVTIAGKTHRMEPLFIVMATQNPVDQEGTYPLPEAQMDRFLMHVHITYPPVEDEVKVILLVRGEEQAKADVPREGSSGEKPAPIPQEAVFAARREIAAIHVSDAMVRYMADIVNATRIPAEFGDDLPRWIDIGASPRASLALDRCGRVHAWLQGRDYVDPEDVRAIAPDVLRHRLTLSYEAQGEGVTPDQVVAELIQQVALP, encoded by the coding sequence ATGGCCACAGAGTCCATAGATGCCCGTGAGCAAATCGCTGCCTTGCGGACACGGATGAGCGAGGCGATTATCGGCCAGGCCGCCGTGATCGAGCGTTTGCTCATCGGCCTGTTAGCCGACGGCAATCTGCTCATCGAAGGGATGCCGGGGTTGGCCAAGACCCGCGCCATCAAGGCACTGGCCCGCAATCTGGAATGCGACTTCAGCCGCATCCAATTCACGCCCGATCTGCTCCCGGCCGATGTCACCGGCACCGAAATATACTTTCGTACAGATGAGGGTGGGGAGTTCCGTTTCGAGCCCGGTCCTATTTTCGCCAACGTTGTTCTGGCCGACGAAATCAACCGCGCACCCGCCAAGGTTCAGGCCGCCTTGCTCGAAGCAATGGAGGAACGGCAAGTCACGATTGCCGGCAAAACCCATCGGATGGAGCCGCTGTTTATCGTCATGGCGACCCAGAACCCGGTGGACCAAGAGGGCACCTATCCGCTGCCGGAAGCACAGATGGACCGTTTCCTGATGCACGTGCATATCACCTATCCGCCGGTGGAGGACGAGGTGAAAGTGATCCTGCTGGTGCGCGGGGAAGAGCAGGCAAAGGCAGACGTGCCACGCGAAGGCTCCTCAGGCGAAAAACCTGCGCCCATTCCCCAGGAGGCGGTCTTCGCCGCGCGCCGGGAGATCGCGGCCATCCATGTTTCCGATGCCATGGTCCGGTATATGGCCGATATTGTGAACGCCACGCGGATACCTGCGGAATTCGGCGACGACTTGCCACGCTGGATCGACATCGGCGCCAGCCCCCGCGCCAGCCTTGCACTGGACCGTTGTGGCCGGGTCCATGCCTGGCTGCAGGGCCGGGATTATGTCGACCCGGAAGATGTCCGCGCGATTGCACCGGACGTTCTGCGCCATCGCCTGACCCTGAGCTACGAAGCCCAGGGCGAAGGTGTGACACCGGATCAGGTGGTCGCCGAACTCATCCAACAGGTCGCTCTGCCTTGA
- a CDS encoding HAD family hydrolase, translating into MKPSLIRMHQLYLYVVLLTLALSSIAAKADPLPSWNETETKTAIINFVKSVTNSEADTFVPQEDRIAVFDNDGTLWAEKPVYFQFMFAIDRLQAMADEDPSVLSSDVLKAAARNDMETVVQSGKAGLLEIVAATHSNLSVDAFQAEAGDWLASATHPDTGMVYSDMIFQPMLELLSYLRDEGFTTYIVSGGGVHFIRAFSESAYNVPSNQVIGSTGKSHYEVMDGKPTVMKDPGIAFIDDKEGKPVAIDTHIGKRPILAGGNSDGDFQMLEWTTAGEGPRLGLIVHHTDSEREWAYDRESHIGTLDRGLDEAEQRGWVVIDMAADWEQVWPQSP; encoded by the coding sequence ATGAAACCTAGTCTGATACGGATGCATCAGCTCTATCTCTATGTGGTTCTGCTTACGTTAGCGCTGAGCTCGATTGCCGCGAAGGCCGATCCGCTCCCTTCTTGGAACGAGACCGAAACCAAGACAGCCATCATCAACTTCGTGAAGTCGGTAACCAATTCGGAGGCGGATACCTTCGTCCCCCAGGAAGATCGCATCGCGGTTTTCGACAACGACGGTACACTCTGGGCTGAAAAACCGGTCTATTTCCAGTTCATGTTTGCCATAGATCGCCTGCAAGCCATGGCCGACGAGGATCCGTCCGTGTTGTCGTCCGATGTCCTCAAAGCGGCGGCCAGGAATGATATGGAAACCGTTGTGCAATCCGGTAAAGCGGGGCTATTGGAGATCGTCGCCGCCACTCATTCAAACCTCTCCGTCGATGCGTTCCAGGCCGAAGCCGGGGATTGGCTGGCCAGCGCCACCCATCCGGACACCGGAATGGTTTATTCAGACATGATCTTTCAACCCATGCTGGAGTTGCTGAGCTACCTCCGGGATGAAGGGTTCACCACCTACATTGTCTCGGGCGGCGGGGTTCACTTCATTCGGGCTTTCTCTGAAAGCGCCTACAACGTTCCTTCCAATCAGGTGATCGGGAGTACCGGAAAGAGCCATTACGAAGTCATGGACGGTAAGCCCACGGTGATGAAAGATCCCGGCATCGCGTTTATCGACGATAAAGAAGGGAAGCCGGTCGCGATTGATACCCATATCGGCAAACGGCCGATTCTCGCCGGCGGCAATTCCGATGGCGACTTCCAGATGCTGGAGTGGACGACCGCCGGCGAAGGACCGCGGCTGGGACTTATTGTCCATCACACCGACAGTGAGCGGGAATGGGCTTATGACCGGGAGAGCCACATTGGAACGCTGGACCGCGGGCTCGACGAAGCGGAACAGCGTGGCTGGGTTGTGATTGATATGGCAGCGGATTGGGAGCAGGTATGGCCACAGAGTCCATAG